Proteins found in one Microtus pennsylvanicus isolate mMicPen1 chromosome 14, mMicPen1.hap1, whole genome shotgun sequence genomic segment:
- the Serpina4 gene encoding kallistatin isoform X1: MQVRPKRSSMHRTLCLLLLAGYLLLSHGQPAQESDNTSNQTYTESSQLNVSSSQIIAPGNADFAFRLYHLVAAQNSEKNIFFSPLSISIALAMLSIGAGGDTQTQILEGLGFNLTELSQPEIHEGFRLMQGMISRPSPEMDISVGNALILSQDLQPLPEFVSTTEASYNSKVLLGNFRDTKATIQLINNYVKEKTREKIKDLIKDLSPNARMVLVNYIFFRGLWKKPFPSHKVTESNFYVDEKTVVRVPMMLQDDKEHWFLEDRRVPCTVLRMEYQGDDATAFFILPQKGKMEEVEHMLSPGMLARWNHLLQNRNFYRKLTLHFPKFSIANSYSLEEILPYLGFQDLFTPRADFSRINEKEKLQLSKVFHKATLDVNEVGTEAAAATGTSVMFFSAKHKKHVLVFNRPFFAVIYSTSTKNILFMGKVFNPTA, translated from the exons ATGCAAGTCAG ACCCAAGAGATCCAGCATGCATCGCACCCTCTGCCTGCTCCTTCTGGCTGGATACCTGCTGCTTTCTCACGGCCAGCCAGCCCAAGAGTCCGACAACACATCTAACCAGACCTATACAGAGTCCTCACAGTTGAACGTCTCCAGCTCCCAGATCATTGCCCCTGGCAATGCTGACTTTGCGTTCCGTCTCTACCACCTGGTGGCCGCCCAAAACTCTGAGAAGAACATCTTCTTCTCCCCACTCAGCATCTCCATCGCCTTGGCCATGCTGTCCATAGGGGCTGGTGGGGACACCCAGACCCAGATCCTTGAAGGCCTGGGCTTCAACCTCACCGAGCTGTCACAGCCTGAAATCCATGAGGGCTTCAGGCTCATGCAGGGCATGATTAGTCGTCCATCTCCTGAGATGGATATCTCTGTAGGCAATGCGCTGATCCTTAGCCAGGACCTGCAGCCTCTTCCTGAGTTTGTCAGCACCACGGAAGCCTCCTATAACAGCAAAGTCTTACTCGGTAACTTCAGAGACACGAAGGCTACGATCCAGCTCATCAACAACTATGTCAAGGAGAAAACCCGTGAAAAGATCAAGGATTTGATCAAAGACCTGAGCCCCAATGCAAGGATGGTTCTGGTGAATTATATCTTCTTCCGAG GTCTGTGGAAGAAACCTTTCCCTTCCCATAAAGTCACTGAGAGTAACTTCTACGTGGATGAGAAGACGGTAGTTCGGGTCCCCATGATGCTGCAAGATGACAAGGAACACTGGTTTCTGGAAGACAGACGTGTGCCCTGCACGGTTCTGCGGATGGAATACCAAGGTGATGACGCCACAGCATTTTTCATCCTTCCTCAGAAGGGCAAGATGGAGGAGGTGGAGCACATGCTGTCCCCAGGCATGCTGGCAAGGTGGAACCACTTGCTTCAGAATAG GAACTTTTACAGAAAGCTTACACTACACTTCCCCAAATTCTCCATTGCAAATTCCTACTCATTAGAAGAGATTTTGCCCTACCTGGGTTTCCAGGACCTGTTCACCCCGCGCGCTGACTTCTCGCGTATCAACGAAAAGGAGAAATTGCAGCTATCCAAA GTTTTCCACAAGGCCACCCTGGATGTGAATGAAGTTGGCACGGAGGCTGCAGCAGCCACTGGTACCTCTGTCATGTTTTTCTCTGCCAAGCACAAGAAACATGTCCTTGTATTCAACCGGCCATTCTTCGCAGTGATATATTCCACCAGCACCAAGAATATCCTCTTCATGGGGAAGGTGTTCAACCCCACAGCATAG
- the Serpina4 gene encoding kallistatin isoform X2, translating to MHRTLCLLLLAGYLLLSHGQPAQESDNTSNQTYTESSQLNVSSSQIIAPGNADFAFRLYHLVAAQNSEKNIFFSPLSISIALAMLSIGAGGDTQTQILEGLGFNLTELSQPEIHEGFRLMQGMISRPSPEMDISVGNALILSQDLQPLPEFVSTTEASYNSKVLLGNFRDTKATIQLINNYVKEKTREKIKDLIKDLSPNARMVLVNYIFFRGLWKKPFPSHKVTESNFYVDEKTVVRVPMMLQDDKEHWFLEDRRVPCTVLRMEYQGDDATAFFILPQKGKMEEVEHMLSPGMLARWNHLLQNRNFYRKLTLHFPKFSIANSYSLEEILPYLGFQDLFTPRADFSRINEKEKLQLSKVFHKATLDVNEVGTEAAAATGTSVMFFSAKHKKHVLVFNRPFFAVIYSTSTKNILFMGKVFNPTA from the exons ATGCATCGCACCCTCTGCCTGCTCCTTCTGGCTGGATACCTGCTGCTTTCTCACGGCCAGCCAGCCCAAGAGTCCGACAACACATCTAACCAGACCTATACAGAGTCCTCACAGTTGAACGTCTCCAGCTCCCAGATCATTGCCCCTGGCAATGCTGACTTTGCGTTCCGTCTCTACCACCTGGTGGCCGCCCAAAACTCTGAGAAGAACATCTTCTTCTCCCCACTCAGCATCTCCATCGCCTTGGCCATGCTGTCCATAGGGGCTGGTGGGGACACCCAGACCCAGATCCTTGAAGGCCTGGGCTTCAACCTCACCGAGCTGTCACAGCCTGAAATCCATGAGGGCTTCAGGCTCATGCAGGGCATGATTAGTCGTCCATCTCCTGAGATGGATATCTCTGTAGGCAATGCGCTGATCCTTAGCCAGGACCTGCAGCCTCTTCCTGAGTTTGTCAGCACCACGGAAGCCTCCTATAACAGCAAAGTCTTACTCGGTAACTTCAGAGACACGAAGGCTACGATCCAGCTCATCAACAACTATGTCAAGGAGAAAACCCGTGAAAAGATCAAGGATTTGATCAAAGACCTGAGCCCCAATGCAAGGATGGTTCTGGTGAATTATATCTTCTTCCGAG GTCTGTGGAAGAAACCTTTCCCTTCCCATAAAGTCACTGAGAGTAACTTCTACGTGGATGAGAAGACGGTAGTTCGGGTCCCCATGATGCTGCAAGATGACAAGGAACACTGGTTTCTGGAAGACAGACGTGTGCCCTGCACGGTTCTGCGGATGGAATACCAAGGTGATGACGCCACAGCATTTTTCATCCTTCCTCAGAAGGGCAAGATGGAGGAGGTGGAGCACATGCTGTCCCCAGGCATGCTGGCAAGGTGGAACCACTTGCTTCAGAATAG GAACTTTTACAGAAAGCTTACACTACACTTCCCCAAATTCTCCATTGCAAATTCCTACTCATTAGAAGAGATTTTGCCCTACCTGGGTTTCCAGGACCTGTTCACCCCGCGCGCTGACTTCTCGCGTATCAACGAAAAGGAGAAATTGCAGCTATCCAAA GTTTTCCACAAGGCCACCCTGGATGTGAATGAAGTTGGCACGGAGGCTGCAGCAGCCACTGGTACCTCTGTCATGTTTTTCTCTGCCAAGCACAAGAAACATGTCCTTGTATTCAACCGGCCATTCTTCGCAGTGATATATTCCACCAGCACCAAGAATATCCTCTTCATGGGGAAGGTGTTCAACCCCACAGCATAG